A region from the Jaculus jaculus isolate mJacJac1 chromosome 18, mJacJac1.mat.Y.cur, whole genome shotgun sequence genome encodes:
- the Srgn gene encoding serglycin: protein MQTVLKGSGLALLLAFVLVWGSSVQGHPMRRARYQWVRCKPDSNSANCIDEKGPLFDLSTDEANGVLPAGSDPVLTKSQLWNDVFLISEDFSGSGSGSGSGSGSGSGSGSGSGSHPDTEWEYQLVDENDVYYNFKPLKRKLPMEDHRLAQDRLEDGFIL, encoded by the exons ATGCAGACGGTCCTCAAAGGCAGCGGGCTTGCCCTGCTCCTCGCCTTCGTCCTGGTTTGGGGATCTTCAGTTCAAG GTCACCCAATGCGCAGAGCCAGGTACCAGTGGGTCCGCTGCAAGCCTGACAGCAACTCTGCAAACTGCATTGACGAAAAGGGACCACTGTTCGATCTGAGCACAGACGAGGCCAACGGCGTCCTCCCGGCCGGCTCGGACCCTGT ATTGACAAAATCCCAGCTCTGGAATGATGTCTTCCTTATTTCTGAGGACTTTTctggctccggctccggctcagGTTCTGGCTCTGGCAGTGGATCCGGAAGTGGCTCTGGAAGTGGCTCCCATCCCGACACAGAATGGGAATACCAGCTAGTAGATGAAAATGATGTCTATTACAACTTTAAAcctctcaagaggaagcttcccATGGAAGACCATCGCTTGGCTCAAGATAGACTAGAAGATGGCTTTATTCTATGA